Genomic segment of Pseudothermotoga sp.:
AATATGGAATGTTGGGCAAATTGTTCAAACAGATTTCTTTGGGTCCTGCCGCTTGGCTTGCAGATGTGCGTTTTGCCTTCGTTGCTGTAGTACTTCAAGACGTTTGGCGCATGTGGCCGTTCATGTTCATGGTACTCTACGCAGGTTTGACCTCAATACCGAACGAATATTTGGAGGCGGCGCAACTAGATGGTGCCACCCCTTTTCAACGGCTCTTTTGGGTCATCATACCACTGATAAAACCAGTGATCGTGACTGCGTTGTTACTGCGCTTGATCGACGCGCTCAGGATATTTTCGGAAGTCTACGTCATGACTTACGGGGGGCCTTCGAACGCCACGATGCTGTTACCATTGTATATACACAGGCGCGCCTTTGAATTTGGTGAAATCGGCTATGGTTCGGCTTTGGGAGTGTTCCTGATGATCGTTTCTCTGCTGATCACCTACCAACTGATCAAAAGGAGCATGCGTGGTGAGCTGGCATGAAAAAAAGACTGCTGAAGCTTTTTTTGTTCGCCATAGCCTTATTCATCGTCTCCGTTGAGCTGGTCCCCATACTGGTGATCATCACCAACGGCTTCAAAAAAGACATAGATATATGGACGAAAAGTCCCTTCTATTTCAAACCTACGGTGCACAGTTACTATCTCATCTTTTCGAATCGTGACTTTAAAATGTCGCTGAGAAATTCCTTCACCGCAGCAACCATATCGGCTTTAACATCAGTTTTTTTCGCCTCCCTGGCTGCGTTTGGATTCACGAGGTTCGATTTCAAACTAAAATTTTTACTCCTCATAGCGATCTTGCTCACCAGAATGATACCTCAAATCACGTTGGCCCTCCCTTTCTACTTACTGTTCAGAACTCTTGGCTTGAAAGATAACATCGTTGGATTGAGCGTGGCGCACATCAGTTTTAACTTACCCTATGTTCTTGCACTCTTGATACCTTTCTTTGCGAGCGTGCCGAGAGATTACGAAGAAGCTGCCAGAATCGACGGCTGTAAAATGTTCGGAGTTTTCTGGAGAATAACACTCCCGTTATCTTCTGCAGGATTGGTCGTCGCCTTCGTCTTTGCGTTTCTCATGTCTTGGAATGAGTTTCTCTACGCACTCGTTTTGACTGGACCGAATGCCAAAACGGCCCCGATAGTGATCAACGCCTTCCTCGGTCAATACGCACCTTTATGGGGACAGCTTTCTGCAAGTTCTACGATAATGCTTTTACCCGTGTTCGCCATAACTTTGGGATTTCAAAGATACATTTTGAAAGGTTTATGGACTGGTGGATTGAAAGGCTGAGCGGAGGTGAAGGTATGAAATTTTTTTTGGACAGTGCCAAGCTCGATGAGATCTCCTACGCCATAGAGCACTGGAACATCGACGGAATAACTACAAATCCAAGACACTTGGCGAATGCCGGTCTGAAAGTCGGTGAGTTCGCATCTCAAATCAAAAATCTGATCAAAGGTACCGATATCTCTGTGAGCATCGAAGTGAATCCACACTTAACGGATGCAAAGGAGATCATGAAGGAAGCTCGGTATCTGGCGAGTCTGTGCGAGAACTTTGTCATCAAGATACCTGCCACAGAATCAGGATTCGAAGCTTTGGCACAACTATCCAAAGAAGGGATCAAAGTCAACACAACGCTGGTTTTCACCGTCTTTCAAGCAGTGAACGCTGCTCGTTTGGGCGCCCACATCATCAGTTTGTTCGTCGGGTGGCGGGAAGAGAGGGGTGAAACGGATACAGATCTCATAGCGAAGGTGGTCAAAGCTGTGAAAAATTACAATTATCAATCGAAGATATTGGTCGCGGCGATCAGGTCTTCGAAACACATAGCCGATGCTGCTCTGGCTGGAGCGGACATCGTCACTGCTTCGTGGGAAGTTTACAAAAGGGCATTCGAAAATCCATACGTTGAACTCGGTCTGAACATATTCAAAGAATCGTGGAACAAGCTGGGAGGGATGTGAATGGTGCACTTTCTGGTTCACAAACCGATCGATCATGTGGGTGTTGCCGTGAGAGACCTCAAAAAAGGTGAGACAGTTTTCGGACGGTGCCTCGAAACGAATCAAGAGTACAGAATCACCGTTTTAGAGGATATACCCCTTGGTCACAAGATCGCACTCAAAGATATAGAGAAGGGAGAACATGTGGTTGAGTACGGTGAAAAGATAGGTTTCGCACTTCAACATATACCGAAAGGTTCTCACGTTCACGTTCACAATTTGCGGAGTTTAAGGTGGGGGTGAAACGTCGTGAAAAGATCGATACTCGCTTACAGGAGAAAAGATGGAAGGATTGGCGTGAGAAACCATGTACTGATATTGCCCGTAGACGATATATCCAACGCGGTTGCCGAAGGGGTGGAAAAAAACGTTTATGGCACTCTGGCCGTGCCACACCCGTATGGACGCCTACAGTTTGGAGAAGACCTCGAACTGTTCTTCCGAACTTTGATAGGGACGGGCAAAAATCCCAACGTCGCTGCGGTGATCGTCATAGGGGTTGAACCGAAGTGGACGATGAAAATCGCCGATGAGATCGCAAAATCGAATAAACCTGTGGAGGCCTTCTGGGTAGAACATCATGGTCAGCTCAAAACTATAGAGAAAGCTTCACGAGCGGCCGTTCGATTAGTTGAAGAAGCTTCCAGACTGAAGAGGGAGCCTGCAGATATGAATGAACTCGTGATAAGTCTAAAGTGCGGAGAATCCGATACAACGTCAGGTCTCGGATCGAACAGGGCAGTGGGCCGTTTCACCGAGAAATTCTTGGAGATCGGTGGAACCGTACTGTTCGGCGAGACGACGGAGCTGACCGGAGCGGAACACATCGTGGCGAGCAGGTTCAAAAAGCAAAAGGATAGGGAGAGATTTCTGAAGATGTTCGAAGAATACCAAAAGCTGATAAAGTCTCAAGGGGTGGATTTGCTCGGCTCACAACCTACGGAGGGGAACATAGCGGGTGGTCTCAGCACGATCGAGGAAAAGGCCCTTGGAAATTTACAGAAGATAGGTGGGGCTCTGATAGATGGTGTCCTTGATTACGCAGAACCACCCACTGGACGTGGACTTTTCTTCATGAACACATCTTCCGCAGCAGCAGAAGCTGTGACCCTGTTCGCAGCAGCTGGTGCCGTGATTCACTTGTTCCCGACTGGCCAAGGAAATCCTATAGGAAATCCGATAATACCTGTGATCAAAATAACTGCTAATCCGAAAACAGCTGAAAACATGTGGGAACACATCGATGTAGATGTCTCTCGCCTACTTCAACTCGAGATCAGCCTCGATGAGGCTGCTGAGTTGATATGGAACCACGTCGTAGAGACCGCTGAAGGTAAACTCGTGAAGGCTGAAATTCTGCACCACAGAGAGTTTGTACCAACGAAGCTCTATCCGAGTGCGTGAGGTGATGAGAGGATGAAAATGCTCGTGGCTGGTGAGAAGGTGGGGGGTAAGGAACTTCCGGTGGTTTTTCCCTACGATGGAAGCGTCGTGGATGTAGTTCCTGACGCGAGCGATGAAGACATAGAAAGGGCACTTTCCAAAGCTGTTGAAGGTGCTACAGTCATGAAAAAGACGCCGTCGTGGAAGCGGGCAGAGATCCTTGAAAAAACCGCGAAGTTGATCATGAGCAACCTTGAAAAGCTCACCGATCTGTTGGTTTTGGAGGTTGGCAAGACGAAACGAGAAGCTAGAAGTGAAGTCATAAGGACCGCCGAGTTGTTCAAAATGTGTGCAGAAGAAGCTCGCAGGATTCACGGTGAGACTCTTCCTTTTGACAGTCTGAAGGGTTCTGAATCGAAGCGTGGATACTTCGTACGAGAACCAGCCGGTGTAGTCGTTGCCATCACACCGTTCAACGTTCCACTAGCTCTGTGTGCTCACAAAGTTGGACCAGCCATAGCTGCAGGTAACGCGGTGATCGTCAAACCTGCAACGAAGACCCCCTTGAGTACGATCGTTCTCGGTGAACTCCTTTTGGAAGCTGGTATGCCTCCAGAAGCACTCAGCGTGATAACTGGTAGTGGCAGTAGAGTCGGTATGAAACTCGTCAAAGATCCACGCGTCAGAGTTGTGAGTTTCACGGGCAGTGTTTCAACAGGTGAAACGATCGCGAAAGAAGCCGGTTTGAAGAAACTGTGTATGGAGTTGGGTTCGAACACACCGATGATCGTGTGTGAGAGTGCCGACATCACGAAAGCTGTGAAAGCCACAGTTTCAGGTGGTTTTTCGATAGCTGGACAAGTTTGCATATCCGTTCAGAGGGTGTACGTACACAAGAAAATCTTCGATGAATTCCTCTCTATGCTCAAAATCAGTGTGGAATCTTTGAAAGTAGGTGATCCTAGGGATGAGAGCACGGACATGGGGCCGGTGATAGACGAAGCGAACGCCGGAAGGATAGAAGAATGGCTCAATGAAGCCGTTCGAAAAGGTGCAAAACTCGTGACAGGTGGAGA
This window contains:
- a CDS encoding transaldolase encodes the protein MKFFLDSAKLDEISYAIEHWNIDGITTNPRHLANAGLKVGEFASQIKNLIKGTDISVSIEVNPHLTDAKEIMKEARYLASLCENFVIKIPATESGFEALAQLSKEGIKVNTTLVFTVFQAVNAARLGAHIISLFVGWREERGETDTDLIAKVVKAVKNYNYQSKILVAAIRSSKHIADAALAGADIVTASWEVYKRAFENPYVELGLNIFKESWNKLGGM
- a CDS encoding UxaA family hydrolase, with protein sequence MKRSILAYRRKDGRIGVRNHVLILPVDDISNAVAEGVEKNVYGTLAVPHPYGRLQFGEDLELFFRTLIGTGKNPNVAAVIVIGVEPKWTMKIADEIAKSNKPVEAFWVEHHGQLKTIEKASRAAVRLVEEASRLKREPADMNELVISLKCGESDTTSGLGSNRAVGRFTEKFLEIGGTVLFGETTELTGAEHIVASRFKKQKDRERFLKMFEEYQKLIKSQGVDLLGSQPTEGNIAGGLSTIEEKALGNLQKIGGALIDGVLDYAEPPTGRGLFFMNTSSAAAEAVTLFAAAGAVIHLFPTGQGNPIGNPIIPVIKITANPKTAENMWEHIDVDVSRLLQLEISLDEAAELIWNHVVETAEGKLVKAEILHHREFVPTKLYPSA
- a CDS encoding aldehyde dehydrogenase family protein, with the protein product MKMLVAGEKVGGKELPVVFPYDGSVVDVVPDASDEDIERALSKAVEGATVMKKTPSWKRAEILEKTAKLIMSNLEKLTDLLVLEVGKTKREARSEVIRTAELFKMCAEEARRIHGETLPFDSLKGSESKRGYFVREPAGVVVAITPFNVPLALCAHKVGPAIAAGNAVIVKPATKTPLSTIVLGELLLEAGMPPEALSVITGSGSRVGMKLVKDPRVRVVSFTGSVSTGETIAKEAGLKKLCMELGSNTPMIVCESADITKAVKATVSGGFSIAGQVCISVQRVYVHKKIFDEFLSMLKISVESLKVGDPRDESTDMGPVIDEANAGRIEEWLNEAVRKGAKLVTGGERTGTLIQPTVLAQVPKGTFIMTEELFGPAVAVNEFESLEEAIHEANSTKYGLQAAIFTNNLQEAFKAIEELQFGGVIVNETARYRADFMPYGGYKMSGLGREGVRFAIEEMTEIKCIVVETGK
- a CDS encoding sugar ABC transporter permease — encoded protein: MHLFFVLPATVVVMAVSIFPAIYAVYLSFTNRRLMWLGTMKFLGLENYSRMFNDSLFLHSLRLQFTFMALAIPIELIIGFLVALLFLKDFPLSRLLRSLLMLPVYVLPVVSGLTWRLMLQPEYGMLGKLFKQISLGPAAWLADVRFAFVAVVLQDVWRMWPFMFMVLYAGLTSIPNEYLEAAQLDGATPFQRLFWVIIPLIKPVIVTALLLRLIDALRIFSEVYVMTYGGPSNATMLLPLYIHRRAFEFGEIGYGSALGVFLMIVSLLITYQLIKRSMRGELA
- a CDS encoding carbohydrate ABC transporter permease; amino-acid sequence: MKKRLLKLFLFAIALFIVSVELVPILVIITNGFKKDIDIWTKSPFYFKPTVHSYYLIFSNRDFKMSLRNSFTAATISALTSVFFASLAAFGFTRFDFKLKFLLLIAILLTRMIPQITLALPFYLLFRTLGLKDNIVGLSVAHISFNLPYVLALLIPFFASVPRDYEEAARIDGCKMFGVFWRITLPLSSAGLVVAFVFAFLMSWNEFLYALVLTGPNAKTAPIVINAFLGQYAPLWGQLSASSTIMLLPVFAITLGFQRYILKGLWTGGLKG
- a CDS encoding UxaA family hydrolase codes for the protein MVHFLVHKPIDHVGVAVRDLKKGETVFGRCLETNQEYRITVLEDIPLGHKIALKDIEKGEHVVEYGEKIGFALQHIPKGSHVHVHNLRSLRWG